The following coding sequences lie in one Arthrobacter sp. PGP41 genomic window:
- a CDS encoding VOC family protein, which translates to MPTTLNPYISFRDNAREAMTFYQAVFGGELSLSTFGEFQASDDPAESDKIMHGMLTTTQGMVLMGADTPNSMGYTPGASISISLSGDDEAELRGYYEKLSGDGGTVTVPMEQAPWGDIFGMCTDRFGVAWLVNVNNPAGAAGAH; encoded by the coding sequence ATGCCGACCACCCTCAACCCCTACATCAGCTTCCGCGACAACGCGCGCGAGGCGATGACCTTCTACCAGGCCGTCTTCGGCGGTGAGCTGTCCCTCAGCACTTTCGGGGAATTCCAGGCCAGCGACGATCCGGCCGAATCGGACAAGATCATGCACGGCATGCTGACCACAACCCAGGGGATGGTGCTGATGGGGGCGGACACACCGAACAGCATGGGGTACACGCCGGGAGCATCCATCTCGATCTCCCTCAGCGGTGACGATGAAGCGGAACTGCGCGGCTACTACGAGAAGCTCAGCGGCGACGGCGGAACGGTGACCGTTCCAATGGAGCAGGCGCCCTGGGGTGACATCTTCGGGATGTGCACCGACCGGTTCGGCGTGGCCTGGCTGGTCAACGTCAACAACCCCGCGGGTGCAGCGGGAGCACACTAG
- a CDS encoding HAD domain-containing protein, whose protein sequence is MTRTLYLDVDGVVCPFGPDGASSWRSGWKYADAGLLPVAYAPELVDGLNGIAAMPGVRCVWLTSWEELAPQYLCPAIGLDGARWPYLTSAGTGSGKGWWKLRAIQDDVEAASPGGVAWIDDQLAFEADAQSWIRLLGRRILAVSPDPRRGISPPELERIRSFLGQPLFLT, encoded by the coding sequence ATGACCCGCACGCTCTATCTCGACGTCGACGGCGTCGTCTGTCCGTTCGGGCCAGACGGAGCCAGCTCTTGGCGATCCGGCTGGAAGTACGCCGATGCGGGCCTCCTGCCCGTGGCCTATGCGCCGGAACTCGTGGACGGGCTGAACGGCATTGCCGCGATGCCGGGGGTGCGCTGCGTCTGGCTCACCAGCTGGGAAGAACTTGCCCCGCAGTACCTCTGCCCGGCCATCGGCCTGGACGGGGCACGGTGGCCCTACCTGACTTCAGCCGGGACAGGCTCGGGGAAAGGCTGGTGGAAGCTTCGTGCAATCCAGGATGACGTGGAAGCCGCCAGCCCTGGGGGCGTCGCTTGGATCGATGACCAGCTGGCCTTCGAGGCGGATGCCCAGTCCTGGATCAGGCTCCTCGGCCGGCGCATCCTGGCCGTTTCCCCCGACCCGAGACGCGGCATCTCGCCCCCAGAACTTGAGCGGATACGGTCGTTCCTCGGACAGCCGTTGTTTTTGACCTGA
- a CDS encoding inorganic phosphate transporter — protein sequence MDITFMVALVIALALFFDFTNGFHDTANAMATPIATGAIKPKTAVTLAAILNLVGAFLSTEVAKTVSGGIIREGSDGVQITPDIIFAGLMGAILWNMITWLKGLPSSSSHALFGGLIGAAIAGIGFNSINLEGLLQKVILPAIFAPLIAGVVAYICTRLAYALTSRHDPETGSKLTQKRGGFRTGQIFTSSLVALAHGTNDAQKTMGIITLVLIAAGTQDAGSGPQFWVIAACALAIAVGTYAGGWRIIRTMGAGLTEVKPAQGFAAETSTASAILASSHLGFALSTTQVASGSVIGSGMGRKGTSVRWSMVGKIALGWLFTLPAAGIVGALTALLVKTGVVGVLIAAVAGTAAVLLMFFYSRKSAVGHHNAIEVEEAGQAVRFAKKKALARAHARARAKANTQPMANIQTRPTAQPDNEAQAGTQAEAEAVDTKDAQR from the coding sequence GTGGATATCACCTTCATGGTGGCGCTGGTCATCGCACTGGCACTATTTTTCGATTTCACTAACGGCTTCCACGACACCGCGAATGCCATGGCCACGCCCATCGCAACCGGCGCCATCAAGCCAAAAACCGCGGTGACGCTCGCAGCCATCCTGAACCTCGTGGGTGCATTCCTTTCCACGGAGGTGGCCAAAACGGTCTCCGGCGGAATCATCCGTGAGGGATCGGACGGCGTCCAGATCACGCCGGACATCATCTTTGCCGGCCTGATGGGTGCAATCCTTTGGAACATGATCACCTGGCTCAAGGGCCTTCCCTCGAGTTCTTCACATGCCTTGTTCGGCGGGCTCATCGGTGCCGCCATTGCCGGCATCGGCTTTAACTCCATCAACCTTGAAGGCCTCCTCCAGAAGGTCATCCTCCCGGCGATCTTCGCACCGCTTATTGCCGGCGTCGTTGCCTACATCTGCACGCGCCTCGCCTACGCGCTGACCTCGCGCCACGACCCCGAAACCGGGAGCAAGCTCACCCAGAAGCGCGGCGGCTTCCGGACCGGCCAGATCTTCACGTCCAGCCTGGTTGCACTGGCCCACGGCACCAACGACGCCCAAAAGACCATGGGCATCATCACGCTGGTCCTGATTGCCGCCGGAACCCAGGACGCCGGTTCAGGCCCCCAGTTCTGGGTCATCGCGGCCTGCGCCCTGGCCATCGCCGTCGGCACGTACGCTGGCGGGTGGCGCATCATCCGCACTATGGGGGCCGGTCTCACCGAGGTTAAGCCCGCCCAGGGCTTCGCAGCCGAGACCAGCACGGCGTCCGCCATCCTTGCGTCCTCACACCTCGGCTTTGCGCTCTCCACCACCCAGGTTGCGTCCGGTTCCGTCATCGGCTCCGGCATGGGCCGCAAGGGAACCAGCGTGCGCTGGAGCATGGTGGGTAAGATCGCACTGGGCTGGCTCTTCACCCTCCCCGCCGCCGGTATTGTGGGGGCGTTGACCGCCCTGCTCGTCAAGACGGGCGTGGTTGGCGTTTTGATCGCCGCCGTTGCCGGCACCGCAGCCGTGCTGCTGATGTTCTTCTACTCACGCAAATCCGCCGTCGGCCATCACAATGCCATCGAGGTGGAAGAGGCCGGACAGGCCGTGCGTTTTGCCAAGAAGAAGGCCCTGGCACGTGCCCACGCGCGCGCCAGGGCCAAGGCAAACACCCAGCCCATGGCGAACATCCAGACCAGGCCAACCGCCCAGCCCGATAACGAAGCCCAAGCCGGCACCCAGGCGGAAGCCGAAGCCGTCGACACGAAGGATGCCCAACGATGA
- a CDS encoding dihydrofolate reductase family protein, translated as MPRFQYFVAASLDGFIATPTDDLGWLLQFDGFEGGKESYETFMADVGCVVMGGATYAWLLEHEPGKWPYPDTPSYVFTRHEYSAPAGSNITFVRGEVTEFLADFERAAGGKNIWVVGGGNLAAQFASAGLLDELILSVIPVVLGDGKRLLPLAGPTPPLKLVASRTMGRGIVELRYRLNGSAGS; from the coding sequence ATGCCACGCTTCCAGTACTTCGTTGCCGCGTCCCTGGACGGTTTTATTGCCACGCCCACTGATGACCTTGGCTGGCTCCTGCAGTTCGACGGTTTTGAGGGCGGCAAGGAAAGCTACGAGACGTTCATGGCGGATGTTGGCTGCGTCGTCATGGGCGGCGCAACCTACGCCTGGCTCCTGGAGCACGAGCCGGGGAAGTGGCCTTACCCGGACACACCCTCTTATGTCTTCACCCGGCATGAGTACTCAGCTCCGGCAGGGTCCAACATCACCTTCGTCCGCGGCGAAGTCACCGAGTTCCTCGCGGACTTCGAACGGGCCGCAGGCGGCAAGAACATCTGGGTGGTGGGCGGCGGGAACCTCGCCGCCCAGTTCGCCTCGGCCGGATTGCTCGACGAACTTATCCTCTCCGTCATTCCGGTGGTGCTGGGTGACGGCAAGCGGCTGCTTCCGCTGGCGGGCCCGACGCCGCCGCTCAAGTTGGTGGCCTCCCGCACCATGGGCAGGGGAATCGTGGAGCTGCGCTACCGGCTGAACGGAAGTGCCGGCTCCTGA
- a CDS encoding HNH endonuclease signature motif containing protein has protein sequence MGKAAVVKAFEDITAALAVLNAEADGCGSEPFSAADPLAGLADGCLDILAGAASVQARIAGLVANAAGTYANTGRAAAPPGMPAQALEMSIAAEISCVMAIGSRAAGSFLAAAHALTKELPLTLSALQAGTISWQHATVMVDEAATLDPAGAAALEAHFLDPDTPRPATAAPIGEMPAYRFKARARTWRERHHADSIEKRHARGMADRRVEYRPDQDGMAWLAAYLPADQASAVWNRLTAISRGMQGPDEARTLTQLRADTFTEAVLNAGLLTSGNTSGGSGTASPRAEVLVTVPVFSLLGLTGEPAMLDGYGPIPASMARDLVAGGANSFYRVLVDPRDGAPLEIGRTSYRVSKAMRNWLRLRDGKCPFPGCSNNSLDNEADHLLAWHNGGTTGVSNLGQPCPKHHKLRHTSGWKPTPATKTEPPGWTSPTGRHYKSEHQDWEPPRWPQQSGSVTSESEAVTGRPPDYAYAGLSPGEEAMERFLHARGG, from the coding sequence ATGGGGAAAGCGGCGGTGGTGAAGGCGTTTGAGGACATCACTGCCGCTCTTGCCGTGCTCAATGCGGAGGCGGATGGGTGCGGTTCCGAACCGTTCTCGGCTGCTGATCCCTTGGCCGGGCTGGCCGATGGCTGCTTGGACATCCTTGCCGGGGCCGCCAGCGTCCAGGCCCGAATCGCTGGATTGGTGGCCAACGCTGCAGGGACATACGCCAATACTGGACGGGCGGCCGCTCCTCCGGGCATGCCCGCCCAGGCGCTCGAAATGTCTATCGCCGCGGAGATCAGCTGTGTCATGGCCATCGGTTCCCGGGCTGCGGGTTCATTCCTGGCGGCAGCCCACGCCCTGACCAAGGAGTTGCCGCTGACACTCTCGGCGCTGCAGGCCGGGACGATCTCGTGGCAGCACGCCACAGTCATGGTGGACGAGGCCGCCACCCTTGACCCCGCCGGGGCAGCCGCCCTGGAAGCCCACTTCCTGGACCCGGACACACCAAGACCAGCCACGGCCGCCCCGATCGGCGAGATGCCCGCCTACCGGTTCAAGGCCAGGGCACGGACCTGGCGGGAACGCCACCACGCCGACTCCATCGAAAAACGCCACGCCAGGGGTATGGCTGACCGGCGGGTCGAATACCGGCCCGACCAGGACGGCATGGCCTGGCTCGCCGCCTACCTGCCCGCGGACCAGGCGTCCGCGGTCTGGAACCGGCTCACCGCCATCTCCCGGGGGATGCAGGGACCGGACGAGGCCCGCACCCTCACCCAGCTCCGGGCCGACACCTTCACCGAAGCGGTCCTCAACGCAGGGCTCCTCACCAGCGGCAACACCAGCGGAGGCAGCGGGACCGCCTCGCCCCGGGCCGAGGTCCTGGTCACCGTGCCCGTGTTCTCCCTGCTGGGCCTCACCGGGGAACCGGCCATGCTGGACGGGTACGGGCCCATCCCGGCGTCCATGGCCCGGGACCTCGTCGCCGGCGGTGCGAACTCCTTCTACCGGGTGCTGGTGGACCCGCGGGACGGGGCGCCGCTGGAAATCGGCCGTACCAGCTACCGGGTGAGCAAGGCGATGCGGAACTGGCTCAGGCTAAGGGACGGCAAATGCCCCTTCCCGGGCTGCAGCAACAACTCCCTCGACAACGAGGCCGACCACCTCCTCGCCTGGCACAACGGCGGCACCACCGGGGTATCGAACCTCGGCCAGCCCTGCCCGAAACACCACAAACTCCGGCACACCAGCGGCTGGAAACCCACCCCGGCAACGAAAACCGAACCACCCGGCTGGACCTCACCCACCGGCCGGCACTACAAAAGCGAACACCAGGACTGGGAACCACCACGCTGGCCCCAACAATCAGGGTCCGTGACTAGCGAATCAGAAGCCGTGACCGGCAGACCGCCGGACTATGCCTACGCAGGGCTGTCCCCCGGAGAAGAAGCCATGGAGCGGTTCCTGCACGCCCGCGGGGGATAA
- a CDS encoding PaaI family thioesterase, whose product MMDNFTPGPFAGELAAAGIPEHLHGWLGRFGIGALVVKMGIHFLEMTPERSVATMPVEGNTQVAGILHGGAHVVLAETLGSFAAGMHAGPERHAVGIEVNATHHRSIAAGTVTGTCTAIHLGRTLATHEIVITDGQGRRLSTARITNMIRDNAPARPA is encoded by the coding sequence ATGATGGACAATTTCACGCCCGGCCCTTTCGCCGGGGAGCTTGCCGCCGCCGGAATCCCTGAGCACCTGCACGGTTGGCTGGGCCGGTTCGGGATCGGCGCCCTGGTGGTGAAAATGGGTATTCACTTCCTGGAAATGACTCCCGAGCGGAGCGTTGCCACCATGCCCGTGGAAGGCAACACCCAGGTTGCGGGCATCCTGCATGGCGGCGCCCACGTGGTGCTGGCGGAAACCCTTGGTTCGTTCGCCGCGGGGATGCACGCGGGACCGGAACGCCACGCCGTCGGCATCGAGGTGAATGCCACGCATCACCGCTCCATCGCGGCGGGTACCGTAACTGGAACGTGCACCGCCATCCATCTGGGCAGGACCCTGGCTACCCACGAAATTGTGATTACGGACGGGCAGGGCCGCCGGCTGTCCACCGCCCGCATCACGAACATGATCCGGGACAACGCCCCGGCCCGGCCGGCGTAG
- the polA gene encoding DNA polymerase I, with protein sequence MTGQPRLLVLDGHSMAFRAFFALPADKFSTTNGQHTNAIHGFTSMLINLIKEQQPTHIAVAFDVSDESTHRKMEYSEYKGGRNETPREMNNQIDLIAQVMKAWGIKTITMPGYEADDILATLAAMGEKAGYEVLLVSGDRDAFQLITDNVFVLYPRKGVSDIPRMDAAAIEAKYFVSPGRYSDLAALVGETADNLPGVPGVGPKTAAKWINLYGGLDGVLEHLDAIGGKVGDALRENVDAVKRNRRLNQLHTDLELPVTLDDLYQPRPDQAALEDLFDKLEFKTIRSRLFALYGDEDKPAAERESIDTPEYVVPANAAELSAFLDAGAGQRSAVAVDLVPGRIGEDAAALAVVREGAAAYIDLANQDAESENVLAGWLRDPESPKVLHGFKAALKALTSRGLELEGVVDDTSISGYLIQPDRRTYELAELAQHHLNVGIPAATAKAGQLELSFDGEDDAAADALVQAAAVVLALSSYFESELKERRAEQLLSTLELPVSRVLADMELAGIAIDMARMDDQIADLARVIDQAQEQAFAAIGHEVNLGSPKQLQAVLFDELQLPKTKKIKSGYTTDAASLKNLLEKTGHEFLVQLMAHREAAKLSQMLESLKKSVAEDGRIHTTYAQNVAATGRISSNNPNLQNIPIRSEEGRRVRGIFVVGEGYECLLSADYSQIEMRIMAHLSGDQGLIQAYRDGEDLHRFVGSNIFHVPTEEVTSAMRSKVKAMSYGLAYGLTSFGLSKQLEISVDEARTLMKDYFDRFGAVRDYLRGVVDQARVDGYTATIEGRRRYLPDLTSTDRQLRENAERIALNSPIQGSAADIIKRAMLGVHAELKAQGLKSRMLLQVHDELVLEVAAGERGAVEKLVTEQMAAAADLSVPLEVQIGVGPSWYDAGH encoded by the coding sequence ATGACGGGACAGCCGCGCCTTTTGGTGCTGGATGGACACTCCATGGCCTTCCGCGCGTTTTTTGCGCTGCCTGCGGACAAGTTCTCAACGACGAACGGGCAGCACACCAACGCGATTCACGGATTCACCTCCATGCTGATCAACCTCATCAAGGAGCAGCAGCCCACCCACATAGCCGTGGCGTTCGACGTGTCGGACGAATCCACCCACCGCAAGATGGAGTACAGCGAATACAAGGGTGGCCGGAACGAGACCCCGCGGGAGATGAACAACCAGATCGACCTCATCGCGCAGGTCATGAAGGCCTGGGGCATCAAGACCATCACAATGCCCGGCTACGAGGCAGATGACATTCTTGCCACCCTCGCCGCCATGGGAGAAAAAGCAGGGTACGAAGTGCTGCTGGTCTCGGGGGACCGCGACGCGTTCCAGCTCATCACCGATAACGTTTTTGTGCTGTACCCCAGGAAAGGCGTCAGCGACATTCCGCGGATGGATGCCGCCGCCATCGAGGCGAAGTACTTCGTCAGCCCCGGCCGGTATTCGGATCTGGCTGCGCTGGTAGGCGAAACAGCGGACAACCTCCCGGGCGTGCCCGGCGTCGGGCCCAAGACAGCCGCGAAATGGATCAACCTTTACGGCGGGCTCGACGGCGTCCTGGAGCACCTCGATGCGATTGGCGGGAAGGTGGGCGATGCGCTGCGGGAAAACGTCGACGCCGTCAAGCGGAACCGCCGCCTGAACCAGCTGCACACGGACCTCGAGCTTCCCGTCACGCTGGACGACCTGTACCAGCCGCGGCCCGACCAGGCAGCCCTGGAGGACCTGTTCGACAAGCTTGAGTTCAAGACCATCCGCAGCCGTCTCTTTGCGCTCTACGGCGACGAGGACAAGCCTGCTGCGGAACGGGAAAGCATCGACACGCCGGAGTACGTCGTGCCGGCAAATGCCGCCGAGCTGTCAGCGTTCCTGGACGCCGGCGCCGGGCAGCGCTCCGCCGTCGCCGTCGACCTTGTCCCCGGCCGCATCGGTGAGGACGCCGCGGCGCTGGCCGTTGTCCGGGAAGGCGCTGCCGCCTATATCGACCTCGCAAACCAGGACGCGGAGTCGGAGAACGTCCTGGCCGGCTGGCTGCGCGATCCGGAATCGCCGAAGGTCCTGCACGGCTTCAAGGCCGCGCTGAAGGCCCTGACGTCCCGTGGACTGGAGCTGGAAGGCGTGGTGGATGACACCTCCATCTCCGGCTACCTCATCCAGCCGGACCGGCGCACCTACGAACTCGCGGAGCTTGCCCAGCACCACCTCAACGTGGGGATCCCTGCCGCGACGGCCAAGGCAGGCCAGCTGGAGCTCTCCTTCGACGGCGAGGACGACGCCGCAGCCGACGCACTGGTCCAGGCGGCCGCCGTCGTCCTTGCCCTCAGCAGCTACTTCGAGTCTGAACTGAAGGAACGCCGGGCCGAGCAGCTCCTGTCCACGCTGGAGCTGCCGGTCAGCCGGGTCCTGGCGGACATGGAACTGGCCGGCATTGCCATTGATATGGCGCGCATGGATGACCAGATCGCCGATCTGGCCCGGGTAATCGACCAGGCGCAGGAGCAAGCTTTCGCGGCGATCGGGCACGAGGTCAACCTGGGCTCTCCCAAGCAGCTCCAGGCTGTCCTGTTCGACGAACTCCAGCTGCCCAAGACCAAGAAGATCAAGTCGGGCTACACGACGGACGCCGCATCTTTGAAGAACCTGCTGGAAAAGACGGGGCACGAGTTCCTGGTGCAGCTGATGGCGCACCGGGAGGCCGCCAAGCTGAGCCAGATGCTTGAATCCCTGAAGAAGTCCGTGGCCGAGGACGGCCGCATCCACACCACGTACGCACAGAATGTGGCAGCCACGGGCCGGATCTCCTCCAACAACCCGAACCTGCAGAACATCCCCATCCGCAGCGAGGAAGGCCGGCGGGTCCGCGGGATCTTCGTGGTGGGGGAGGGCTACGAGTGCTTGTTGTCCGCCGATTACTCGCAGATCGAAATGCGTATCATGGCCCACCTGTCCGGTGACCAGGGCCTGATCCAGGCCTACAGGGACGGCGAGGACCTGCACCGGTTCGTCGGCTCGAACATCTTCCATGTGCCCACCGAAGAGGTCACCAGCGCCATGCGCTCCAAGGTTAAGGCGATGTCCTACGGCCTGGCCTATGGCCTCACGTCGTTCGGGCTGTCCAAGCAGCTGGAAATCTCCGTCGATGAGGCCCGGACCCTCATGAAAGACTATTTCGACCGGTTCGGCGCTGTCCGTGACTACCTCCGCGGCGTGGTGGACCAGGCCCGCGTTGACGGCTACACGGCAACCATCGAGGGACGCCGGCGCTACCTGCCGGACCTCACCAGCACGGACAGGCAACTCCGGGAGAACGCCGAACGCATCGCCCTGAACAGTCCCATCCAGGGCTCGGCCGCGGACATCATCAAGCGCGCCATGCTGGGAGTTCATGCCGAGCTGAAAGCCCAAGGGCTGAAATCGCGGATGCTGCTCCAGGTCCATGACGAACTGGTCCTGGAAGTGGCAGCCGGTGAGCGCGGGGCCGTGGAGAAGCTGGTTACCGAGCAGATGGCTGCCGCCGCGGACCTGAGCGTACCGCTGGAGGTCCAGATCGGCGTCGGCCCCAGCTGGTACGACGCCGGCCACTAG